The following proteins are encoded in a genomic region of Heliangelus exortis chromosome 7, bHelExo1.hap1, whole genome shotgun sequence:
- the NDUFB8 gene encoding NADH dehydrogenase [ubiquinone] 1 beta subcomplex subunit 8, mitochondrial — translation MAAAGFRRVLWHRAPARVWAARAALPPGTRGASEMSKDLLPGPYPRTPEERAAAAKKYNMRVEDYEPYPDEGFGYGDYPKLPNKSLHERDPWYQWDQQDLRHNWGQPMHWNFDMYIRNRVDTSPTPVPWHIMRKHFLVFLGTMLVMFALGEIYPSYRPVGPKQYPFNDLYLERGGDPSKEPPAVTHYEI, via the exons ATGGCTGCCGCCGGGTTCCGCCGTGTCCTCTGGCACCGGGCACCCGCTCGCGTCTGGGCGGCCCGGGCCGCGCTGCCCCCGGGGACGCGAGGGG CATCCGAGATGTCCAAGGATCTCCTGCCCGGGCCCTACCCCCGGACACCGGAGGAGCGGGCGGCAGCTGCCAAGAAGTACAACATGAGGGTGGAGGACTACGAGCCCTACCCCGACGAGGGCTTCGG ATATGGTGACTACCCCAAGCTCCCTAACAAGTCTCTTCATGAGAGAGACCCCTGGTACCAGTGGGACCAGCAGGATTTGAGGCATAACTGGGGACAGCCG ATGCACTGGAACTTTGACATGTACATTCGGAACCGGGTCGATACCTCCCCCACTCCAGTTCCCTGGCACATCATGAGGAAACACTTTCTTGTCTTCCTGGGAACCATGCTGGTCATGTTTGCTCTTGGAGAGATCTATCCATCTTACAGGCCTGTG GGACCGAAGCAATATCCCTTCAATGACCTGTAtctggagagaggaggagaccCCAGTAAAGAGCCACCAGCAGTGACACACTATGAGATCTGA